The Macaca nemestrina isolate mMacNem1 chromosome 12, mMacNem.hap1, whole genome shotgun sequence genome contains a region encoding:
- the LOC105493711 gene encoding stromelysin-1 — protein sequence MKSLPILLLLCVALCSAYPLDGAARDEDTSMNFVQQYLENYYDLEKDVKQFVRRKDSGPVVKKIREMQKFLGLEVTGKLDSDTLEVMRKPRCGVPDVGHFTTFPGIPKWRKTHLTYRIVNYTRDLPKDAIDSAIEKAVKVWEEVTPLTFSRLYEGEADIMISFAVREHGDFYPFDGPGSVLAHAYAPGPGINGDAHFDDDEQWTKDTTGVNLFLVAAHELGHSLGLFHSANTEALMYPLYHSLTDLTRFRLSQDDINGIQSLYGPPPGSPETPLVPTDPVPPAPGTPAACDPALSFDAVSTLRGEILFFKDRHFWRKSLRKLEPDLYLISSFWPSLPSGVDATYEVTSKDLVFIFKGNQFWAIRGNEVQAGYPKGIHTLGFPPTVRKIDAALFDKEKKKTYFFVEDKYWRFDEKRNSMEPGFPKQIAEDFPGIDSKIDAVFEEFGFFYFFTGSSQLEFDPNAKKVTHTLKSNSWLNC from the exons ATGAAGAGTCTTCCCATCCTACTGTTGCTGTGTGTGGCACTTTGCTCAGCCTATCCGTTGGATGGAGCTGCAAGGGATGAGGACACCAGCATGAACTTTGTTCAG CAATATCTAGAAAACTACTACGACCTTGAAAAAGATGTGAAACAGTTTGTTAGAAGAAAGGACAGTGGTCCTGTTGTTAAAAAAATCCGAGAAATGCAGAAGTTCCTTGGGTTGGAGGTGACGGGGAAGCTGGACTCTGACACTCTGGAGGTGATGCGCAAGCCCAGGTGTGGAGTTCCTGACGTTGGTCACTTCACAACGTTTCCTGGCATCCCGAAGTGGAGGAAAACCCACCTTACATACAG GATTGTGAATTATACACGAGATTTGCCAAAAGATGCTATTGATTCTGCCATTGAGAAAGCTGTGAAAGTCTGGGAAGAGGTGACTCCACTCACATTCTCCAGGCTGTATGAAGGAGAGGCTGATATAATGATCTCTTTCGCAGTCagag aaCATGGAGACTTTTACCCCTTTGATGGACCTGGAAGTGTTTTGGCTCATGCCTATGCCCCTGGGCCAGGGATTAATGGAGATGCTCACTTTGATGATGATGAACAATGGACAAAAGATACAACAG GGGTCAATTTATTCCTCGTAGCTGCTCATGAACTTGGCCATTCCCTGGGTCTCTTTCACTCAGCCAACACTGAAGCTTTGATGTACCCACTCTACCACTCACTCACAGACCTGACTCGGTTCCGCCTGTCTCAAGATGATATAAATGGCATTCAGTCCCTCTATG GACCTCCCCCTGGATCCCCTGAGACCCCCCTGGTACCCACGGACCCTGTCCCTCCAGCACCTGGGACGCCAGCCGCGTGCGATCCTGCTTTGTCCTTTGATGCCGTCAGCACTTTGAGGGGAGAAATCCTGTTCTTTAAAGACAG gcACTTTTGGCGCAAATCTCTCAGGAAGCTTGAGCCTGACTTGTATTTGATCTCTTCATTTTGGCCGTCTCTTCCTTCAGGCGTGGATGCCACATATGAAGTTACTAGCAAGgatcttgttttcatttttaaag GAAATCAGTTCTGGGCCATCAGAGGAAATGAGGTACAAGCTGGATACCCAAAAGGCATCCACACCCTAGGTTTCCCTCCAACTGTAAGGAAAATCGATGCAGCCCTTTTTgataaggaaaagaagaaaacatacttCTTTGTAGAGGACAAATATTGGAG ATTTGATGAGAAGAGAAATTCCATGGAGCCAGGCTTTCCCAAGCAAATAGCTGAAGACTTTCCAGGAATTGACTCAAAGATTGATGCTGTTTTTGAAGAATTTG gatttttttatttcttcactggATCTTCACAATTGGAGTTTGACCCAAATGCAAAGAAAGTGACACACACTTTGAAGAGTAACAGCTGGCTTAATTGTTGA